The following are from one region of the Silene latifolia isolate original U9 population chromosome 9, ASM4854445v1, whole genome shotgun sequence genome:
- the LOC141600671 gene encoding uncharacterized protein LOC141600671, with product MSLFGLFQEEKLMAEHITVPRCLSEVAVLIEGDIGNAVEKRDIIIEKESGELQRISELHPLYLALQYPLLFPHGEDGWRPGILHSEASLNRSKKKNPRNQVTMREWLAFHLQDRSSFLQSAILLLAAKLLQQFIVDGYMMVESQRLSFLRHNQGLLRVETYKNLANAADRGETEPSFAGSRIFMSSSVLQSDGYTIGNFQDTMTICKWYGYPDLFIIFTCNPKWPEIMRFVSKRGLRPEDRPDILSRVFKMKLAELMKDLKDRQIFGCVIGGEVTHKSFEHYHSCTYTIEFQKRGLPHAHILIFLHRDDKFPEAANVDKIISAEIPDPDENPLLYALVKDHMIHGPCGKDFPTCPCMVASKCSRNFPKRCIESTTVDDDGYPVYKRREKGFTVVKSGRKLGNEWVVPYNAQLLLKYRAHINVEWCNQARSIKYLFKYINKGPDRATMQSSYRRRNEENPGQIDEIQRFHDCRYISACEAVWRIFGFEIHYRTPPVERLRFHLPDEQSVVFNDEDPIDSVIDNPTIGMTKFLAWMDCNKSSEEAQQLLYSQFPTKFVWKQEERAWHPRKSGFALGRMHNVSPNCGELYYMRTLLNFVKGPKSYEDLRWFDDTLHPTFECMLCAWLAWR from the exons ATGTCTCTATTCGGCTTATTTCAAGAAGAGAAACTGATGGCAGAACATATAACCGTCCCACGATGCCTTTCCGAGGTTGCCGTTCTTATTGAAGGAGACATTGGAAACGCCGTGGAAAAGAGGGATATTATTATTGAGAAGGAAAGTGGTGAACTTCAGCGTATATCCGAGTTGCACCCTTTATATTTAGCACTACAGTATCCTTTGTTGTTTCCGCATGGCGAAGACGGTTGGAGGCCGGGCATCCTACATAGCGAAGCTTCTCTCAACAGAAGTAAGAAAAAGAACCCACGAAATCAAGTAACAATGAGAGAGTGGCTTGCATTTCATCTCCAGGATAGATCTTCGTTCCTTCAATCTGCAATTCTTTTGTTAGCTGCTAAATTACTTCAACAATTTATTGTCGATGGTTATATGATGGTTGAGTCGCAGAGGTTGTCATTTCTTCGTCATAATCAGGGGTTGCTTCGTGTGGAAACGTATAAAAATCTTGCGAATGCGGCCGACCGTGGGGAAACCGAACCATCCTTTGCCGGGAGCCGTATTTTCATGTCTTCATCGGTTTTGCAATCAGATGGGTACACTATAGGTAATTTCCAAGATACTATGACCATTTGCAAGTGGTATGGGTATCCAGATTTGTTCATTATATTTACATGTAATCCAAAATGGCCAGAAATAATGAGATTTGTCTCTAAAAGAGGTTTGAGGCCGGAGGATCGACCTGATATTCTTAGTCGTGTTTTCAAGATGAAACTGGCGGAATTAATGAAAGACTTGAAAGACCGTCAGATATTCGGATGTGTCATTGGAGGAGAGGTTACACATAAATCTTTCGAGCACTACCATTCAT GCACGTACACTATTGAATTTCAAAAACGTGGATTGCCACATGCTCATATTCTGATATTTCTTCATCGTGACGACAAATTCCCGGAGGCCGCAAATGTAGATAAAATTATTAGTGCCGAGATACCCGATCCTGATGAAAACCCTTTGTTATATGCTCTTGTGAAGGATCATATGATACACGGTCCATGTGGCAAAGACTTCCCTACTTGCCCGTGTATGGTTGCATCTAAGTGCTCCAGAAACTTTCCGAAGAGGTGCATCGAAAGCACAACGGTTGACGACGACGGGTATCCTGTATATAAGAGGAGGGAGAAGGGATTTACCGTGGTGAAGAGTGGACGGAAACTGGGCAATGAGTGGGTAGTTCCATATAATGCGCAATTATTGTTAAAATATCGTGCCCACATAAATGTCGAATGGTGCAATCAAGCTCGATCAATCAAGTATTTGTTCAAGTACATAAATAAGGGCCCTGATCGAGCCACAATGCAATCTTCTTATCGTCGTCGAAACGAGGAGAATCCCGGCCAAATAGATGAGATACAGAGGTTCCATGATTGTCGTTATATCTCAGCATGCGAAGCCGTGTGGAGAATCTTTGGCTTTGAAATACATTATAGGACTCCTCCTGTTGAAAGATTGCGCTTTCACCTTCCTGATGAGCAAAGCGTTGTTTTTAACGACGAAGACCCTATTGATTCAGTCATCGATAATCCCACAATCGGTATGACAAAGTTCTTGGCTTGGATGGATTGTAATAAATCTAGCGAGGAGGCACAACAACTATTATATAGCCAGTTCCCGACGAAATTCGTGTGGAAACAAGAAGAACGTGCTTGGCATCCTAGAAAAAGTGGTTTTGCTCTTGGAAGAATGCATAATGTTTCCCCTAATTGTGGTGAACTATATTATATGAGGACTCTATTAAATTTCGTCAAGGGTCCTAAATCTTATGAGGATTTAAGGTGGTTTGATGATACTTTGCATCCTACTTTTGAGTGCATGTTATGCGCGTGGCTTGCTTGGAGATGA
- the LOC141600672 gene encoding uncharacterized protein LOC141600672 produces MTHRYAFEAVDRSLRDVMRFSNDEDINQPFGGKVVVFGGDFRQILPVIPKGSRSEIVNASLCSSNLWSACKVLKLTKNMRLRGGDSCSELAQIKEFSEWILKVGDGEAGDPNDGEVELELPNDILIQHTGDPIASIVDAIYPSLENQLSNPEYLQERAILAPTHEIVDLVNDYVLSRIDATEKIYFSSDEVSKDESNIGVRDLYTTEFLNSIKCSGLPNHELKLKVGAIVMLLRNIDQSRGLCNGTRLIVTDLGSRVIRAT; encoded by the exons ATGACGCACAGATATGCTTTCGAGGCTGTTGACAGGAGTTTAAGAGATGTCATGCGTTTTTCGAACGACGAAGATATCAATCAACCATTTGGTGGTAAGGTTGTCGTATTTGGGGGTGATTTTCGACAAATACTTCCCGTTATCCCTAAAGGCAGCAGATCGGAAATCGTGAATGCGTCACTATGTTCTTCAAATTTGTGGTCTGCTTGCAAG GTGCTGAAATTGACAAAAAACATGCGCCTTCGAGGCGGAGATTCGTGTTCCGAACTTGCTCAGATAAAAGAGTTTTCAGAATGGATACTAAAAGTTGGAGACGGGGAAGCTGGAGATCCGAATGATGGGGAAGTTGAATTAGAGTTGCCGAATGACATTTTGATTCAGCACACTGGAGATCCTATCGCTTCGATTGTAGATGCCATTTACCCATCCCTCGAGAATCAACTATCGAATCCCGAGTATCTTCAGGAGAGGGCCATCCTTGCACCTACACATGAGATCGTTGATTTGGTTAATGACTACGTATTATCTCGAATAGATGCAACAGAGAAAATTTACTTTAGCTCAGACGAGGTTAGTAAAGATGAGAGTAATATTGGGGTCCGTGATTTGTACACCACAGAATTTCTTAACTCTATTAAGTGCTCGGGGCTTCCAAATCACGAATTAAAGCTGAAAGTTGGTGCTATAGTTATGCTTCTTCGAAACATTGACCAATCTCGCGGATTGTGCAATGGCACTCGATTGATAGTGACAGATTTGGGATCACGTGTGATTAGAGCAACTTGA